One genomic segment of Gossypium arboreum isolate Shixiya-1 chromosome 3, ASM2569848v2, whole genome shotgun sequence includes these proteins:
- the LOC108475467 gene encoding uncharacterized protein LOC108475467 encodes MATYSGGRFKQFLKKYGKVALGVHFTVSGVSITGLYVAIKNNVDVESLFDKLHLPGFSNDQKNQNPPPQSTESDGFLIEEPIGEKSTAVVGEKQRNRTAELAASTGGALALAVLCNKALIPVRVPITVALTPPIARFLAKRRIIKNSV; translated from the coding sequence ATGGCTACTTACAGTGGAGGCCGATTCAAGCAGTTCTTGAAGAAATACGGGAAAGTGGCACTCGGCGTTCATTTCACGGTCTCCGGAGTTTCAATCACCGGCCTTTACGTTGCCATCAAGAACAACGTTGACGTTGAATCTTTGTTCGACAAATTACATCTCCCAGGCTTTTCCAATGATCAAAAGAACCAAAATCCACCACCACAATCGACGGAATCAGATGGGTTTTTGATTGAAGAACCGATCGGGGAGAAATCAACGGCGGTGGTCGGTGAGAAGCAGAGAAATCGGACGGCTGAGCTTGCTGCTTCTACCGGTGGAGCCCTTGCATTGGCTGTGCTTTGTAACAAGGCATTGATCCCTGTTAGGGTTCCGATCACCGTCGCGCTTACGCCTCCGATCGCAAGGTTTTTGGCTAAGAGGAGGATAATTAAGAATAGTGTATGA